The genomic segment atatggAATTTTATTTGGGATGGGAAAGTTAATCAGATAGAAAGGAAAGTTTGTTGCAATAGCAAAGAAAACGGAGGGATGGATATGATAAATTTGATAGATTTGGTAGAAAGTAAACAGATTAAAAGTATATACAAAATTCTGCATACAAAAACTGAAAGCTGGAATGCTATAGGGaaattttatctaaaaatattGGATGCCAAATACATGCAAAATAATTTCTTAACAGCCTGTTCAGACTTAACAGGACTAAATATTAACAACCGAATGTCAAAATTCTATTGTACTATTTTGAAAGCATGGACAAACTTCAGATCAAAAATAATACCAAATTGTAAACAACAAATTTTATCATGTCAACTTTTTGGTAATAAAAACTTGCAGTTAAACAAACAACCATTATTCATACCAGCTTTTTCCAAAAGTAGAATAACTAAAATTGCTGACATATGGGATGAAAACAGtaacacctttataaacaatcaTCAGTTATTAAGAAAACTTACTTTTAAACAAAACTGGATtgcagaaattttaaaaataaagagAGCTATTCCAAAAAGTTATATCACTACTTTGCAAGGACCAGATGATGAAGAATAAAAAAACCAGAATATTTACATCAACAATAAAtcagaaatatgtatttttaaaatagATCACTTTAAAGTTCTAAAACCAAAAGAACTTAAACTATCACTTCTACTTGATAATAAAGTAACAATTACAAGACCAAAGGCAGAAGCAAAATGGAATGATCACTTTCAAAAAGAGATAGAATGGTGTAAAATATGGAAGAACCTAAACAGCATTGACatagcaataacaaacaaaatgaaagatTTTCAGTGGAAAATCATTCACagaataatatatacagaacaaaGATTACAGGTAATGAATAGGTCAAATGGGATTTGTCATTTATGCAACATTGAAACAGAAACCTTGCCACACCTATTCTTCAAATGTAACTACACAACTCAATTACtagatttaattcaaaatacactatacaataacactatatTTGATTTAACAACACCACTAAATACTATAAACGAAGAGATAATTATGTTTGGAGATGTATCTGTCAATTTGACAACAGCTCTTTTTAACACAATAATCAATACAACAAAGTGGGTCATTTGGAAAGtgagaaacataaaaaaatttcAGAATAAATCAACAACTCCTGCATCTGCCTTAATTATTATACGAAGGATACTgaaagaaaacatatatttacatcttaAAGTTACACCAGAATctaaaaaatctcaaaatacaAAACACTATTTCAAGAACTGTAAACTTTACTTACACTAAAACCATTTGTTGCTATAAACCGGAAGTAAACAATAAGTGTCTAAATTACGTAGCAAAGAAAACCGGACTATTTTTTCCggaatttttgttttgaacagTACAATACATAAGATAGTGAAACCTGCATACTATAATTATGATTATAATTGAACtccatgtattatatttgtatacaatgtaatatagaaaacaatatgATGCATGCGAATGAATAATATAAGAAGATGCATGCGAGTGAATGTTTAGGGTGTAAGGAAAATATATTGGTGTGAAAATTAGAGCGGTGTCGAAAGTAAAGGAGATTGAAAGTTGTGATATATTTGGTGAATATACTGAACAcgtatgtttatattgtatatttatgtaggtacatttgtatgatgtatgtatgtatgcatgtattgtgtatatgtgtgatatgGGTCAATCAAGTACTATTACAAGTTGTGAGTCAGTCATGGTAAGTGTGGATTTCCACGCTAGACCATAACACGACTGGCTCACAGCTGGTGATCATGATTGAACCATCAAACTATCAtgaactgtatgtatatatgtatgtatgtatgtacatgtatggtatgtatgtgtggttACATAAATTATTGTCATACAAATATTTGTCACTTTAGCGTACTGTCTGGATTCTAACTACAGCTGAGAGGTACAcgtatgtacatttgtcatcTACATTTTTTACaagtaaacagtaaataaacaaaaaaggaaaatagaGAGATGTGTGTCGAATGAATCTTCTCCTGCGTGAGGACACAAATGTATAATCCATGCCTGCTTTtgatcaataaaattattttgaacctgaaaaaaaaaaacaaaaaaaaaaaaacaatggaaataatgtacaaaaaaaattgatttttgaaaataattagaAGAAATGGATGCCATTATTagaactaaactgaatattttcTTTCTGGCAGTGTCGAATCTATGTTCAATTTTCGTAAAGCAGTTTTcgaattaaattattttattttgatatatacatcaCTATTTTTGAATCTCCCTCCCCCTCTCCTCTCTCTTTCCCTTCTTTTCTctgctttttttttcttcattgttttcatgtacaaattaattatgtatgtatgcGTGTGTTTGGAAgtttatgtgtgtgtatgtttgtaagtgtgagtgtgtgtacgtgtgtgatggtgtgtgtgCATGTGCTGTTTGTATGAACATGTTCTTTGTTTACATGGATATGATGTTTGCTTTTCTCTCTTTGCttttgtatgtatacagtatatatctatataccatctttgttttcatgtacaaattaattatgtatgtatgagTGTGTTTGaaagtttgtgtgtgtgtatgttttgtaagtgtgagtgtgtgtgtgtgatggtgtgtgcGCATGTGCTGTTCGTATGAACATgatctttgtttacatgtaatttattattGTGAATATGATGTTTGCTTTTCTCTCTTTGCttgtgtatacagtatatatctaaaTACCGTATACCGTactatgttaatatatatatggtacattgtataggtatatacaatgtacttggaAATAAATATGCtccttatatatacatacactttTCCAGTGTTGTATGTATCTATTTGCATCAACATGAAAATCTTAATGTGTATCGACTATTTTAGAATGTTAGATCcgatatatgtttgttattgtatgtatgtttgtgagtacagaaataagatatatatacatatgcattTATATGAGTGCCATACAGGAATATCTATGTgagtatatctatatcataGGATATGTGTATATGTTTGCAAGTATCcaaatgatatatacaagtgaaatatttatatatcatacatgatatgtgtacatgtgtgcaATTATGGATATAAGATGGgatgtatgtaaatgtatgcGGTATGCAAATATATGCGTGagaattttatatacaatttattgttGATGTATGTGAGAGCAagcaaatgatatatatatataaggtttttgtgtatgtttgtgtgtgagtgtgtaaaagagtaattgtattttatgtacattgatgAAAATcttgaataaaaagataattatataaaaaagaaaaacatcagACAACTGTTACCCATTCCAGGTCATCATGAGACATGATAAGGACAAGAACCATGCCATAGTAGAGGTGAACATACGGTCGGCCCGGGAGACATACAGCCTTGGACACATACGGCCTTGGACACATATTGCCCGGGGCACATCCAGCCTTGGACACATACGGCCCGGGAGACGACACATACGGCCCGGGAGACATGCAGCCTTGGACCCATACGGCCCGCGAGACATAGAGCCTTGGACACATACAGCCCGGACATACAGCCTTGGACACATACGGCCCGGGAGACATACAGCCTAGGACACATACGGTACGGGAGACATACAGCCTTGGTCACATACGACCCGGGAGACATACAGCCTAGGACACATACGGCCCGGGAGACATACAGCCTTGGACACATACGGCCCGGGAGACATACAGCCTTGGACACATACAGCCCGTGAGACataaagtttgtttgtttgtttgtttatgttttacggccgatcgacaactagggtcatttagggccaagcaatattctaacatgttttatttttaaagttaaaatcaggtaaaatttgtcattttttaaaagcatccgtattgtatatttacatcattataataaaaggtggttaaaaatggtaaaatatatatatgtacgaatagattatgtgaaataatatgtacgaatagattatgtgaattttgttataaatagaacgtcaaagacagtaacgtaaaagacatcaaagtctataaaatagatcgatttctttcaagtagctaaatattgttttcgaatccacggaactgaaaagggttttcatatccgggactcgaaagtatttatcacgaatgtgcttaaaatcggaacattctattaaaaaatgctgcactgtgaattgaacatcacatgcataacacaccggtggatcctctcgtttcaaaaggaacgaatgagtaggatatgtgtgcccggtacggagccgagagaggactatttcctctctacgatccttccggcttggttttgatgttttaagttttggttgtactttaaaaagtttgttgctcgtctcgagagaccagcgttgctgccatttactctgaatggcagaactaattacaggtttgaaatctgtatatggtattttaatatttgtttgttgcagatttagagcaagttttgcttggcggcaacaagttcgttgcctttaattccgacatggctcggaatccaaagtaatgttattttgcatttttttaagatacgagatattcgtaaaacaaggttttgtatgagtatgttctttggatcgcgtgattgtaaattctgaaggacggatagagagtcggaacaaatgattgcttttctgatgcgttgttcttcgatatggtcgagggccaaatcgatgacacatgcttccgcagagaagatagaggcaccatctggtaagcggattgaagagcaatggtgatcggaatagcatgctgcggagacctttactccatcttttgagccatcagtgtagatctgaacatgatcaggaaaatctgcaatgcactcccgaaaAGAAAATTTGTGCTCTTCGGGTAATACACTCGACTTTGCCCTCtcatgtagagtaaggttaatatcaggtgatTCGACAAGCCACGGTGGTACATCAGTTACTGTGtactcgcctatgttgtctaaactTATGTTAAGTTCCTGAAGAAAGttagaaattctaatgccaaatgttggtaggagtttttggttttgagtaaatatgttttggtattgcggattgacaacaaggtcaaaagctggatttttcgggttggatttcaattgggcggcatattgaagagaaagttttttccttctgtcatttaaggatggttcatttgcctctacataaaggctctgcacaggTGTTGTTCGAAAAGCACCAAGTACCAGACGTAATCCTTGGTTTTGGATAGGATTTAGCATCTGCAGGTAAGAAtttcgtgccgatccataaacgatggagccatagtcgagttttgatcgaataagcgtcctataaaggcgcagaagcatttcacggtctgcaccccagtcagtatgggatagtactcgtaaaatgttcattgcctttgagcacttatctttcaagtattttatatgtggaacaaaggagagtttcgaatcgaaaattagtccgaggaatttagtctgctcgacaactggaattttgataccatttaatgttaggtctggatcattatgtggttttcgtttttggcagaagtgcatgcagacagtttttgatctggagaatttgaagccgttttcatctgcccatgtttgtagtttgcctagacattgttgaagttgtcgttctatcgtgtgcatgttctttgacctatagcagatcaagaagtcatcaacgaagagagacccttcagttgacttactgagacatttagttatactgttgattttcagaccgaaaagtgttacggaaaggattccaccctgagggactcccatttcctgtttggctgtttcagaataagttgaacctacgcgaactttaaaatgtctgtcagatatgtaatttgcgatgaattttgggagattcccacgtacaccaatttcatgcaggtcttttataataccatattgccatgtagtatcgtatgctttctccagatcaaagaacacagcgACTAGATGCTCCTTCTTCGCGAAAGCTTCTCGGATGAAGGTTTCTAACCTGACCAGATGGTCTACcgttcctctgcggtttctgaatccactttggagtggactcaaaatattattagattcaaggaaccaaactagtctagtgtttatcatccgttcaagAGTTTTGCATATGCAGCTTGTTAGAGAGATTGgacgataattatttggttcagtggtgtccttaccaggttttggaattggAATAATTGTAGATTCCTTCCAAGAATCTGGGATCTTTCCTGATTCGTagacttgattaaaaatataaaggaGACAACGTAGAGATGATTCCGGTAGATGTTTTAGGAATTGTTACGGAATTTCATCTGGCCCAGCTGCCGAATCTTGTGATTTGTTTAAGGATTCGAGCAACTCTGTGAGATTGAATGGTTTATTGTAGCTTTCTGTGTTGGGGGATTTAAAATTaagacgtttcttttctttctcttttttaaatCGTTGGAATTTTTGGGAGTGGTTTTTGGCCGATGAGTTTTGGGCTATATTTTTGGCGAATGCATTAGCAATTTCTGATTTAAAagagaaaatttgtttttattgataaggTGGGATGATGGTGCCGTTTTTCTttttccacttatttttcgCAATTGATTCCATACCTTtttagatgatgtgtttgaagatattttagaaacgtattccttccagctattctttttATCGGATTTGATAGATCGCCGAGCCTTTGctctccaaattttaaaattattgtaattttcaacaGTTGGGGAAGTCAAAAATCGTCTtagagctgcctttcggccagatctattaataaaagattcttcagatagaagaaactttgtaggttttggaACGGACTTTGGTATAGTTTTTTCGGCAATAGAAGTAAGAGTTTCGGTAAACGTTTTAATTGAATCATCGAGATTAGTTATTTTTTCTACAGTAAGCTCCTCGTTGCACAGGTGTTGGAATTGAACCCAATCTGCTTTGTGCATATTCCATCGAGGAGTGGCTTTATCGAGAGGAGTCCCAATATTATTTAGAAAAATAGGGAAGTGATCACTCCCacataaatcattattaacCTTCCAGTCATAATCGAGAAAAATGGAAGGATGGCATAGTGATAGGTCGATGTGGGTATGAGAGCCTGTAGCAGGGTGTAAATATGTTGGGGTATTGTTGTTTAAAAGGCAcaagttgtttttatctataaattcctCAATACGTCTTCCTCTCTCGTCTGTGTTCGGAGAGCCCCACAGGCTGTTATGCCCATTAAAATCTCCGAGTATTATGTATGGAGTTGGTAGTTGGGAAACGAGGTTATTCAGTTGCTCATTAGTGAAAGCAACGCTTGGAGGAAGATAAATTGAACAGACtgttacttgtctgtgtaaagttgCACATACAGCGACagcctgtaaatttgtgtttaacgtgaTCATTCTGTGAGGAATATTTTTATTGACAGCTACAGCTGCGCCTCCTGCTGCTTTGATTCCTATAGCTGTGGTGCTATTATACAGCGAGAAATTTCTAAGGGTAATTGGGTTTTTTAACATGACCTCCTGTAGGCAAAATAAGGCAGGTCTAAACTCTTTCGATAGATTTTGAAATTCTTCTATATTTGCTCGTAGTCCGCGTATATTCCATTGTATAatcatgttgttattgttgGCCATTATCCTGGTTCATGCTGGTCGTTCTTCGGACTGACAGGGCTGCCTGGTGTAGGCTGTCTAGTAACAGCAACGTTGGTGATGTGCTGTTCACTGTCGTCCATAAGAACGCCATACCTGTTGTAGCCAAGGATAGGGTCATCTGAACCCTTGGCCGGTTTGTTGTTTAGGGAGGGATGCCTATTGATCCGAACCCTAGATTTTGGTGTTCTTTGGTCTTGAGGGGGTGTAGTGGCAGGTCGTTTGGTAATTCTGGAGGTGTCGACCGACGGCTGTGAAAGAGTTCGTCGTCTATGGTGGTCGGCACCTGCCTTAGATTTCCGTTCGTTTGTGGTTGTTTTTGTATTCGATGGCGATGGTTCGATTGATGGTGGTGTGAGTTTAATGGGTTTTGAAGGCTCTGGAGGTTTGGGGGTGGCACTCCAGCGTGATGCTCTTCCAATTAAGTGTTTGTGTTTTGGCTGGTTTGCCATCTCGGGAGCATTTGGACCCCAGGCAGACTGGTCCTCAAATGCTTGGATAGAGGCATCCTTCACCGAGATGGTACCCCGCTGACGACTGTTTAACAAAACGTTGGGTTTGTGCTGTCCTTGCTCTCGACAATCCTCCTGGCTTCAGGAAAGGAAATATTCTCGGTGTATTTCACCCGGAGGACCTCCCCTTCCTTCTTCCAGGCAGGACAGTCTCGAGATGAGGCCGCATGGTTACCCTGGCAGTTTATGCAACGTTTGCCAACAATGTTGCATTGGTCGTTGTCTGTGTGGCCTTCACGTCCGCAGTGTTCACAGACGGTGTTCCGTCCACATCTGTCCTCGTGATGTCCGTACTTTTGACAGTTACGGCATCGCAGAGGGTTGGGGATGTAGGCGGAGACACCGTACCTCTGGTAACCTATTGTTACCGTCTGAGGTAGCTGCGGCACTCCAAACGTGAGAATGAATATATTTGTGTTGATTGTTTGGCCATTGCGTCTGGAACGGATCCGCCTAACCTCCGAAACATGGATGTTCTCAACATGTTGGAAGTACTCCAGTATGTCAGCCTCGGAGTCGTTCTTCAATGCGGGGCACCTGATAACTCCCTTTGAAGAATTCAGTGAAGCATGGGGCTTCACCTCGACATTGAGACCGGCAAAACTGGAAGTACCCATGAGGTTCACCGCCTGTTGACGGCGGTAAACCTCAATGAGGAGAACACCAGATCTCATTGGCTTGACGGATTTTACCTCGCCCGCTATTCCCTGAATTCCCTTCCTCAACAGGATAGGCGATAACTCTGAGGTTTTCTTACCCTTATCTCTGGAGGACATGATTAGGAAGTGAGGGAACAACGGAGAGGCTCCAGTTCCAGATGCAGTTTTGGTCGCAGTTTCGGTTGGATttggtattgtttttgtttgtgggGTTTGATTAGGTATAGATTTTGTTTGTGGTGTGTCTGTTGTGTTTGATGACTCGCCTTTGCgttttgtgtcattttgattgtttgtacccatatgtatttataaattgttCACTA from the Pecten maximus chromosome 4, xPecMax1.1, whole genome shotgun sequence genome contains:
- the LOC117324834 gene encoding uncharacterized protein LOC117324834, translated to MGTNNQNDTKRKGESSNTTDTPQTKSIPNQTPQTKTIPNPTETATKTASGTGASPLFPHFLIMSSRDKGKKTSELSPILLRKGIQGIAGEVKSVKPMRSGVLLIEVYRRQQAVNLMGTSSFAGLNVEVKPHASLNSSKGVIRCPALKNDSEADILEYFQHVENIHVSEVRRIRSRRNGQTINTNIFILTFGVPQLPQTVTIGYQRYGVSAYIPNPLRCRNCQKYGHHEDRCGRNTVCEHCGREGHTDNDQCNIVGKRCINCQGNHAASSRDCPAWKKEGEVLRVKYTENISFPEARRIVESKDSTNPTFC